Part of the Pan paniscus chromosome 3, NHGRI_mPanPan1-v2.0_pri, whole genome shotgun sequence genome is shown below.
TCCATGTTTCAGGATGCTTGTGAATTCGATGTAATTGAAATTCCCCTTTTTGTCAATAGGTGCTTCTGTGTACAGCTCATCCACTTCCTCATCCGTAAACTGATCCCCCACGGTTGTCAGCAGCTCTCTCAGGTAATCTTCCTGAATGGTGCCTGTTGCTTCTTCATCAAAGCAAGCAAAAGCATTTCTGATGACATCTTCAGGATCTGTGCCATTTAACTTCTCACCAAACATGgcgagcaacatggtgaaattaaTGGGCCCTGGTGCCTCATTCATCACGGCATCAAGGCATGCATCAGTGGGATTCTTCCCTAGAGAAGCAAGCATACCATGCAAATCTTCCTTGTTGATGAAACCATCTCTGTCCTGATCAATCATGTTGAAGGCCTCTTTGAACTCCCGAATCTGTGACTGGTCAAACGTGGCAAACACCTTGGACGTTGCACACTGAGGGCGCTTCTTGATGGTCTTGGTCTTTGCCTTTTTGCTCAACATGGTGGTTGCTTAATTCCGGCGCCAAATACCAGAACCGGAACCACCCTGCGCGAGATGACAAGCGACAGCGAGGAGCACGGGGCTGTGGCCAGACAGTGGCGGCTATagagttatgatttaatactgcatttTAAATTTGCTTACATGTACAGTCTGtatgttttcataaaatttaacttttaatagatttgtgtattttgtggtcgtgctcaccgcaacctctgcctcccgggcccaagcaattctcctgcctcggcctcccaagcagctgggaccacaggcatgtgcccccattcCAGGCCAATTTTCTAATtctactagagacggggtttctccatgttggtcagcctcgtcccgaactcccaacctcaggtgatctgcccacctcagcctcccaaagtgctgggaccacaggcatgagccaccatgcccagcctgtgaaTTCTCCAAGTTGTCACAAAGCTCCAAACaaatttccaatatatttattgaaaaa
Proteins encoded:
- the LOC100972981 gene encoding myosin regulatory light chain 12B encodes the protein MLSKKAKTKTIKKRPQCATSKVFATFDQSQIREFKEAFNMIDQDRDGFINKEDLHGMLASLGKNPTDACLDAVMNEAPGPINFTMLLAMFGEKLNGTDPEDVIRNAFACFDEEATGTIQEDYLRELLTTVGDQFTDEEVDELYTEAPIDKKGNFNYIEFTSILKHGVKDKDD